One window of the Leptospiraceae bacterium genome contains the following:
- a CDS encoding CHASE2 domain-containing protein, producing the protein MKRIAKYLFITSLSILILMPIFLFILIEIKSSYLINYVHFFQDVYFTIGLGLLFLGVVFYFEPKILKRTKEKKWNLNELFSLIVFGISVLFFFYLYFLEPDSWVHQIKAIFPLIDFVSPDLFTFLLWWNFFLILISAWFLYRIVSEKKQFKEIIGSILLSLVIGFLFGILLLKVPFLHYLEETFHSLKYNWLRNPGRSIHLESGLPYCQAPYDATGKKLTVFAPNPPLVREDIEILGITNVTLEKLQGNWPIDWGIYAEVINKLNKAENNILLFDISFLDNKGIYGGSHCGVLFECRPLNKNQILKSQVDILSEALQKNKNIILADYPIETTDESRPKIVNYEKRLAILNEKERLTNIKNGEYAIVWGKLPVPPIEKIAIYLDGMGYANILKPETGINRQVPLVARIVNSERATSPDYDPNKDDYFYPGIDLIAVAKYYGIDIKKDIEVDFLEGYVKLKNIPEKTFTKFDFKTLKEITYDIMAKPNPQREIIIPIDLAGRMNINFRGGRYCFKSREILEVTELSQDDASAYYSNKITLIAMYYATGVGTAQDIHLSPYGDMAGIEHHAYAINTILNQDFAYTVPDSINFLILLIVSLIMGTYHPFVKTTYNYILFVIIALAYSFITFFITFNQFSLLHIYPTVIILQFTQLIAFVGFRVLTEEENVKFIRTTFSKFVSQDVVEELLNNPDAITLGGSKREITVFFSDVRGFTTVSERLTPEDLVNLINEYLSEMTELIIDYRGTIDKYMGDAIMAFWGAPTPNDDHAYYACVAALAQAKKLKELQQRWKERNIPVLDIGIGINTGPAVVGNMGSSRRMDYTVMGDTVNLGSRLEGTTKTYGVQICISEFTYERVKDRVYARELDLVRVKGKLEPVRIYELMGLVNEEDFEKLKISTKKT; encoded by the coding sequence ATGAAAAGAATAGCAAAGTATTTATTCATTACATCCCTTTCTATACTTATTCTCATGCCAATTTTTCTATTTATTTTGATTGAAATCAAAAGTAGTTATCTCATAAACTATGTTCATTTCTTTCAAGATGTATATTTTACTATTGGACTTGGGCTTTTGTTTTTGGGGGTTGTTTTTTACTTTGAGCCAAAGATTTTAAAAAGGACCAAAGAAAAGAAATGGAATCTCAATGAACTCTTTTCGCTTATTGTATTTGGGATTTCTGTTTTGTTTTTTTTCTATTTGTATTTTTTAGAACCAGACAGTTGGGTTCACCAAATTAAAGCAATTTTTCCCTTGATTGATTTTGTTTCTCCTGATTTGTTTACTTTTTTGCTTTGGTGGAATTTCTTTTTAATTTTGATATCAGCATGGTTTCTGTATAGAATAGTATCTGAAAAAAAACAATTCAAAGAAATCATAGGAAGTATTCTTCTTAGTTTAGTAATTGGGTTTTTATTTGGGATTTTACTTTTGAAAGTTCCTTTTTTGCATTACTTAGAAGAAACCTTTCATTCATTAAAATACAACTGGTTAAGAAATCCAGGAAGAAGCATTCATCTCGAATCAGGGTTGCCTTATTGCCAAGCTCCCTACGATGCAACGGGGAAAAAACTCACAGTCTTTGCTCCTAACCCTCCCTTAGTTAGAGAAGACATCGAAATTTTAGGAATCACAAATGTAACGCTTGAAAAGCTACAAGGAAATTGGCCAATCGATTGGGGGATTTATGCAGAAGTTATCAACAAATTAAACAAAGCAGAAAATAATATCCTTCTTTTCGATATTAGCTTTTTGGACAATAAAGGAATTTACGGTGGTTCCCATTGCGGTGTCTTATTTGAGTGTAGACCCTTGAACAAAAATCAAATCTTAAAGAGTCAGGTGGATATTTTATCAGAAGCTCTACAAAAAAACAAAAATATTATTTTAGCTGACTATCCCATCGAAACTACAGATGAATCAAGACCTAAAATTGTCAATTACGAGAAACGTTTAGCAATTCTTAATGAAAAAGAACGTCTTACAAACATTAAAAACGGAGAATATGCCATTGTATGGGGAAAACTTCCTGTCCCACCAATAGAAAAAATTGCAATATACTTAGATGGCATGGGTTATGCAAACATTCTAAAGCCTGAAACAGGTATCAATCGTCAAGTTCCTTTAGTAGCGAGGATAGTGAACTCAGAAAGAGCTACCAGTCCTGATTATGACCCCAATAAAGATGACTATTTTTATCCTGGGATAGATTTGATTGCAGTAGCCAAGTATTATGGTATTGACATCAAAAAAGACATTGAAGTCGACTTTTTAGAGGGATATGTAAAACTTAAAAATATTCCTGAAAAAACCTTCACAAAGTTTGATTTCAAAACCTTAAAAGAAATTACTTACGACATCATGGCAAAACCCAATCCTCAAAGAGAAATTATCATTCCTATAGACCTAGCTGGACGAATGAACATCAATTTCCGCGGAGGAAGGTATTGCTTTAAATCAAGAGAAATTCTAGAAGTCACTGAATTGTCTCAAGATGATGCTAGTGCATATTACTCAAATAAAATTACCCTCATAGCCATGTATTATGCCACTGGCGTGGGAACAGCTCAAGATATTCATTTATCTCCTTATGGTGATATGGCAGGTATAGAACATCATGCTTATGCCATCAATACGATTTTGAATCAAGATTTTGCTTATACAGTGCCAGATTCTATAAATTTTTTGATTTTATTGATAGTAAGCCTTATCATGGGAACTTATCATCCCTTCGTTAAAACCACTTATAATTATATCTTATTTGTGATAATTGCACTTGCCTATAGTTTTATAACATTTTTCATTACCTTTAATCAGTTTAGTCTACTTCATATTTACCCAACTGTAATTATTCTCCAATTCACACAATTAATTGCTTTTGTCGGTTTCCGCGTCCTTACAGAAGAAGAAAACGTAAAATTCATTCGAACTACATTCTCTAAGTTTGTGTCTCAAGATGTGGTTGAAGAATTATTAAACAATCCGGATGCAATCACCTTAGGAGGTTCAAAAAGAGAAATCACAGTATTTTTCTCTGATGTTCGTGGTTTTACAACTGTTTCAGAAAGACTCACACCAGAAGATTTGGTTAATTTGATTAATGAATATTTATCAGAAATGACTGAACTGATTATAGATTACCGAGGAACGATTGATAAATACATGGGGGATGCCATTATGGCATTTTGGGGTGCACCAACACCCAACGATGATCACGCCTATTATGCATGCGTTGCTGCATTAGCTCAAGCTAAAAAGCTCAAGGAATTGCAACAACGATGGAAAGAAAGAAACATTCCAGTGCTTGATATTGGTATTGGAATCAACACGGGTCCTGCAGTTGTAGGTAATATGGGATCAAGTCGTAGAATGGATTATACGGTGATGGGAGATACTGTAAATTTGGGTTCACGATTAGAAGGAACTACAAAAACTTATGGTGTCCAAATATGTATTTCTGAATTTACTTATGAAAGAGTGAAAGATAGAGTATACGCACGAGAACTCGATTTGGTTCGGGTAAAAGGCAAATTAGAACCCGTAAGAATTTATGAACTCATGGGACTTGTAAACGAAGAAGACTTCGAAAAACTAAAAATTTCCACTAAAAAAACTTAA
- the trpA gene encoding tryptophan synthase subunit alpha, which yields MKNLSQHIIEEKKRKRSALYMPYLTLGDPSFEESFIVAKAMIDAGSSLLELGIPFSDPTADGPLIQKAMVRSMNQKNFSLEKIFELTQKIHNYAPEIPLVYLTYFNPIFQYKKSQNAFLGEAFLKKAYELGIRALVIPDLPLDSPEAEELQKNIHSLEIDIALIPMIAPNTKFKRAKKILEKGSGFVYYITSLGVTGIREELPDDFIERISLLQSLTNLPIFAGFGISKTEQVEKLKNLFDGIIVGSLNHKIIEELIESQRLDMLYQQIFQITKNFVDHLSLNGNI from the coding sequence ATGAAAAATTTATCACAACATATAATAGAAGAAAAAAAAAGAAAACGTTCAGCTCTCTATATGCCTTATCTTACCTTAGGGGATCCTTCGTTCGAAGAGAGTTTTATTGTAGCAAAAGCCATGATAGATGCTGGATCCAGTCTTTTAGAATTAGGGATACCTTTTTCGGATCCAACTGCTGATGGACCTCTGATACAAAAAGCCATGGTTCGATCCATGAACCAAAAGAACTTTTCTTTGGAAAAGATTTTTGAGCTTACTCAAAAGATCCACAATTATGCACCAGAAATCCCTTTAGTTTACTTAACGTATTTCAATCCCATCTTTCAATACAAAAAATCACAAAATGCCTTTTTGGGTGAAGCTTTTTTAAAAAAAGCCTACGAATTAGGTATTCGAGCTTTGGTAATCCCAGACCTTCCCTTAGATTCACCCGAAGCCGAAGAATTACAAAAAAATATTCACTCATTAGAAATTGACATTGCCCTTATTCCAATGATAGCTCCCAATACGAAGTTCAAAAGAGCAAAGAAAATTTTAGAGAAAGGTTCAGGATTTGTGTATTACATCACCAGCTTGGGGGTCACAGGTATCCGAGAAGAATTACCTGATGATTTTATTGAAAGAATATCGCTTTTACAATCACTAACAAATCTCCCTATTTTTGCGGGTTTTGGTATCAGTAAGACAGAACAAGTTGAAAAACTCAAAAATTTATTCGATGGAATCATCGTTGGTAGTTTAAATCACAAAATCATAGAAGAACTCATTGAAAGCCAAAGGCTTGATATGTTGTACCAGCAAATCTTCCAAATCACAAAAAATTTCGTTGATCATTTATCTTTAAATGGAAATATTTAA